The following proteins are co-located in the Trichormus variabilis 0441 genome:
- a CDS encoding type I polyketide synthase, which translates to MQTQDLTPLQKAIIALKEARTKIESLERTQSEPIAIVGMGCRFPGDANNPEKFWELLHQGKNGITTVPPQRWDIDAYYDDDPDVPNKMYARHGGFINNVDQFDPQFFGITPREAIALDPQQRLLLEVSWEALENAGIAPQKLTGTQTGVFVGIGIDDYAKRQIKHHIPIDAYTGSGNAFCFAAGRLSYLLGLQGPSLAIDTACSTSLVTIHLACQSLRNGECNLALAGGVSLMLSPEVTLYLSKTRALSPDGRCKTFDRDANGYVRGEGCGMVVLKRLSSAVADGDHILAVIRGSAVNQDGASSGLTVPNGTAQQAVIRQALANAKVTPEQISYLEAHGTGTALGDPIEVRAIDNVFGKGRSPNHPLILGSVKTNIGHLEIAAGMASLLKVILSLQHQEIPPHLHFQELNPDLAASAKSLKIPTSVIPWQPTEQPRMAGISSFGLSGTNAHIIIEEPPQLTVTQAEVDRPLHVLMLSAKSEAALHTLAADWENLLRNHPETNFADLAFSANTGRGSFNHRLAIVAQSTAQARQNLAAFNQKQPSLNVFSQEVEKGRQPKIAFLFTGQGSQYVGMGRQLYETQPTFRQALDECDRLLQPYLKESLLSVLYPQTPTANPLVNQTAYTQTALFAIEYALCKLWQSWGIQPQGVLGHSVGEYVAACIAGVYSLQEGIELIAQRGQLMQALPQTGTMAAVFAPVETVARAIAPYGNEVTIATINSPENVVISGVKAAIAAVQADLIAQGIDVRPLQVSHAFHSPMMEPMLGEFKQVAAKINYQTPRIDWISSVTGAEITHSIDAEYWCQQIRDCVQFAPAIATLAQQGYDLLMEIGPHPVLTRLGKQTLSDPQILWLSSLHREQDNWQSLLQSVATLSVHGVALDWSGFEQDYVRRRLLVPTYPFQRQRYWLAETEFIQPEVVPVAAISPETSKIVAATETLESQILSLVAKITGMNPQQLSLDATLEGGLGLDSIMMTQLMNGIIKFIPPGQRESFHQVFSLRDLMQISNLGELLKVLEPWQTVDLQETTAVDVIPSADIPTIDQTSDVVDILHSQLPLLVSYWSLNSNSLFTKVQVAGDFNLEIAQHSWQKLIDRHPMLRARFHIPQGATSFADYQLQVLKNPSPPAIPLKDIRHLASEEQTQAIAQEVHHWLNYRWSLTQWPLHKFSVLQLSDSVYQMFLGNEHLIADGLSNHVIIREFLEIYRACIDQDTPDLPPALSVADYQAQVQAMNAWQDVDEDRALAAYNNSQRHTAYLWNPQQQIRQQTPLFDNQKYILSAETTAKLITKTREWRVPMNTLLLGAFIQTVSKLDTTSEKIGIQIPTSGRVYPGVDASGVISSFAQNLALSFTPPQAQQDWQTFLTEIQQTVQQHIGSGLDRAQTRQMGVIFRDSFVLENGRIPDHSLSLIQGALKSNLYLPYTGQTHIHHYYGSLSVTEYQAGGMNASGTIDILQEIFDSRLHLFASYDSNTFDLSVIDSLMKSYLAQIEELATLPIEEQVSSAFVSPIFINKDIGKNLRQITSEICHWAIEESEMSDDLEADLGLDSLELIRLVTRLESVYGKNYRQCLLNCRTLEEMVVVLSAESLAISA; encoded by the coding sequence ATGCAAACTCAAGACTTAACACCTTTACAAAAAGCTATTATTGCCCTGAAAGAAGCCCGTACAAAGATTGAAAGCTTAGAACGGACACAAAGTGAACCAATCGCCATTGTGGGCATGGGTTGTCGTTTTCCTGGGGATGCCAACAACCCAGAAAAATTTTGGGAGTTATTGCATCAAGGAAAAAATGGCATTACCACAGTACCGCCCCAACGGTGGGATATTGATGCCTATTACGATGATGATCCTGATGTTCCCAATAAAATGTATGCCCGTCATGGGGGCTTTATTAACAACGTTGATCAGTTTGATCCGCAGTTTTTTGGCATTACCCCCAGAGAAGCGATCGCCCTTGACCCCCAACAACGGCTATTGTTAGAAGTAAGTTGGGAAGCCCTAGAAAATGCGGGAATTGCCCCACAAAAGCTGACAGGTACGCAAACAGGGGTGTTTGTCGGTATTGGTATAGATGACTATGCTAAACGGCAAATTAAACATCACATTCCCATTGATGCCTATACGGGATCGGGCAATGCTTTTTGTTTTGCGGCAGGACGTTTATCTTATCTTTTGGGATTGCAAGGGCCGAGTTTAGCCATTGATACAGCTTGTTCTACCTCTTTAGTCACCATTCATTTGGCTTGTCAAAGTTTACGCAATGGTGAGTGTAACTTGGCTTTAGCCGGGGGCGTGAGTTTAATGCTGTCCCCCGAAGTTACCCTGTATTTATCTAAAACCCGCGCCCTTTCTCCTGATGGTCGTTGTAAAACCTTTGACCGAGATGCCAATGGCTATGTACGCGGTGAAGGTTGTGGGATGGTAGTTCTCAAACGTCTCAGTAGTGCCGTTGCTGATGGAGATCATATTTTAGCGGTAATTCGTGGCTCGGCAGTTAATCAAGATGGTGCTAGCAGTGGGTTGACGGTTCCTAATGGGACAGCTCAACAAGCAGTGATTCGTCAAGCTTTGGCTAATGCCAAGGTGACACCAGAACAAATTAGCTATCTGGAAGCCCACGGGACGGGAACTGCTTTGGGCGATCCCATTGAAGTGCGGGCTATTGATAATGTTTTTGGTAAAGGACGTTCCCCAAATCATCCCCTGATTCTCGGTTCGGTGAAAACCAATATTGGTCACTTAGAAATCGCTGCCGGTATGGCAAGTTTGTTGAAAGTGATCTTATCCTTGCAACATCAAGAAATTCCCCCCCATCTTCATTTTCAAGAACTCAACCCCGATTTAGCTGCTTCGGCCAAGTCTTTAAAGATTCCTACCAGCGTTATTCCTTGGCAACCTACAGAACAACCGAGAATGGCGGGAATTAGTTCATTTGGGTTAAGTGGAACTAATGCTCATATCATTATTGAAGAACCACCCCAGTTAACGGTTACTCAGGCGGAAGTCGATCGCCCGCTTCATGTTTTAATGTTATCGGCAAAAAGTGAAGCTGCTTTACACACCTTAGCTGCTGATTGGGAAAATTTGTTACGCAACCATCCCGAAACGAATTTTGCCGATTTGGCATTTAGTGCCAATACCGGAAGGGGAAGCTTTAATCATCGCTTGGCAATCGTCGCCCAATCAACCGCACAAGCAAGGCAAAATTTAGCCGCTTTTAATCAAAAACAACCATCCTTGAACGTTTTCAGTCAAGAAGTAGAAAAAGGACGACAACCGAAAATAGCCTTTTTATTCACCGGACAAGGATCTCAATATGTGGGTATGGGCAGACAACTCTATGAAACCCAACCCACATTCCGTCAAGCGTTAGACGAATGCGATCGCTTATTACAACCTTACTTAAAAGAATCCCTATTAAGTGTTTTATATCCCCAAACTCCAACAGCCAACCCCCTAGTAAACCAAACAGCTTATACCCAAACTGCCTTATTTGCTATTGAGTATGCTTTGTGTAAACTATGGCAATCATGGGGCATTCAACCCCAAGGAGTCTTGGGTCATAGCGTAGGTGAATATGTAGCGGCTTGCATCGCTGGAGTATATAGTCTCCAAGAAGGCATAGAATTAATTGCCCAACGGGGACAACTAATGCAGGCGTTACCCCAAACAGGGACGATGGCGGCTGTATTTGCCCCTGTGGAAACAGTGGCCAGAGCGATCGCTCCTTACGGAAATGAAGTAACGATTGCTACTATTAATAGCCCGGAAAATGTGGTAATTTCTGGGGTGAAAGCAGCGATCGCTGCGGTACAAGCTGATTTGATTGCCCAGGGAATTGATGTCCGTCCTCTGCAAGTCTCCCACGCCTTTCATTCTCCCATGATGGAACCCATGTTAGGAGAATTTAAACAAGTAGCAGCGAAGATTAATTACCAAACTCCTCGCATTGATTGGATTTCTAGCGTTACAGGGGCAGAGATTACCCACAGTATCGATGCAGAATATTGGTGTCAGCAAATACGTGACTGTGTGCAGTTTGCACCTGCGATCGCCACATTAGCCCAACAAGGTTATGATTTGTTGATGGAAATTGGCCCCCATCCTGTTTTAACTAGATTGGGAAAACAAACTTTATCTGATCCCCAAATCCTCTGGCTATCATCTCTGCATCGAGAACAAGACAATTGGCAATCTTTATTACAAAGTGTTGCCACCTTATCAGTTCATGGAGTAGCACTTGATTGGTCTGGGTTTGAGCAAGATTATGTTCGTCGTCGTCTGCTTGTACCTACCTATCCTTTCCAAAGACAACGGTATTGGTTAGCCGAAACAGAATTTATTCAACCAGAAGTTGTACCTGTTGCTGCCATTTCCCCAGAAACATCAAAAATTGTTGCAGCCACAGAAACCTTAGAAAGCCAGATTCTCTCGTTAGTAGCGAAGATTACGGGGATGAATCCTCAACAACTCAGTCTGGATGCCACTTTAGAAGGGGGTTTAGGCTTAGACTCAATTATGATGACCCAATTAATGAATGGGATTATCAAATTTATTCCCCCAGGACAAAGAGAAAGTTTCCATCAGGTATTTTCGCTGCGGGATTTAATGCAAATATCCAATTTAGGAGAACTATTAAAGGTTCTAGAACCCTGGCAAACTGTTGATTTACAAGAGACAACAGCAGTTGATGTAATCCCATCTGCTGATATTCCCACAATAGATCAGACAAGTGACGTTGTAGACATTCTCCATAGTCAATTACCCTTATTAGTGAGTTACTGGAGTCTCAATTCCAATAGCTTGTTTACTAAGGTACAAGTTGCAGGAGATTTTAACCTAGAAATTGCTCAACACAGTTGGCAAAAACTGATAGATAGACATCCCATGTTAAGGGCGCGGTTTCACATTCCCCAAGGGGCAACAAGCTTTGCAGACTATCAGCTGCAAGTGTTGAAAAATCCCAGCCCTCCGGCTATTCCCCTCAAGGATATCAGACATCTTGCCTCTGAGGAACAAACACAAGCGATCGCTCAAGAAGTACACCATTGGTTAAATTATCGCTGGTCATTAACCCAATGGCCACTACATAAGTTCTCAGTGTTACAACTATCTGATTCAGTCTATCAAATGTTCTTGGGGAATGAACATTTGATTGCTGATGGTTTGAGTAATCATGTAATTATCCGAGAATTTCTGGAAATATACCGCGCTTGTATTGATCAAGATACCCCTGACCTTCCCCCGGCTTTATCAGTCGCTGATTATCAAGCCCAGGTGCAAGCAATGAACGCTTGGCAAGATGTTGATGAAGACCGAGCTTTAGCAGCATACAACAACTCTCAACGTCACACTGCTTACCTGTGGAATCCCCAACAACAGATTCGTCAGCAAACTCCTTTATTTGATAATCAAAAATATATCCTGTCTGCGGAAACCACTGCCAAGTTAATCACCAAAACTCGTGAATGGCGAGTACCGATGAATACCCTCCTCTTAGGGGCATTTATTCAAACTGTGTCCAAATTGGATACCACCTCAGAAAAAATTGGTATTCAAATCCCTACAAGTGGTCGGGTGTATCCGGGAGTGGATGCGTCAGGAGTAATTAGTAGTTTTGCTCAAAATTTAGCCCTGAGTTTTACCCCACCCCAAGCCCAACAAGATTGGCAGACATTTCTTACCGAAATTCAGCAAACGGTACAACAACATATTGGTAGTGGTTTAGACAGAGCTCAAACCAGACAGATGGGAGTAATTTTCCGGGATAGTTTCGTCTTAGAAAATGGCAGGATTCCAGACCACAGCCTTTCGTTAATCCAAGGAGCTTTAAAATCTAACTTGTATTTGCCTTATACAGGTCAAACCCACATTCATCATTACTATGGGTCTTTATCTGTGACTGAGTATCAAGCAGGAGGGATGAATGCTTCCGGAACAATTGATATTTTGCAAGAAATTTTTGATAGTCGTCTGCACTTGTTTGCTAGCTACGATAGCAACACCTTTGATTTGTCTGTAATTGATAGTTTGATGAAATCCTATCTAGCACAAATTGAAGAATTAGCTACCTTACCAATTGAAGAACAAGTTTCCTCAGCGTTTGTCTCTCCTATTTTTATCAATAAAGATATTGGGAAAAACTTACGCCAAATTACTTCTGAAATTTGCCATTGGGCAATTGAAGAATCAGAAATGAGTGATGATTTGGAAGCGGATTTAGGACTCGATTCTTTAGAGCTAATTCGTTTGGTGACTCGCTTAGAAAGTGTGTATGGCAAAAATTATCGTCAATGCCTCCTGAATTGCCGCACTTTAGAGGAGATGGTGGTTGTTTTGAGTGCTGAATCCCTAGCTATCAGTGCTTAG
- a CDS encoding amino acid adenylation domain-containing protein, giving the protein MTFTLEIPYYQIIQQAQLTPDAIAVFDETNPLTYQQLDRLSNQVATYLRTQGVAPNTRVGIMAERGARMMIGILGILKAGGSYIPLDPGYPTDRLRYILEHATIQTLLTEHQVSPQLVACVQEALPLQTVMFLDEGEPLEEIQSLNQITAETWQGLSKDTLELCNSPDDLMVILYTSGSTGRPKGVMLNHRGYMNRLTWMQNTFSLQPGDRVAQRTSFCFDISVWEIFWTLMSGATICPVQREVVLNPWEFAQWIQQTQINVMHFVPSLFGEFISALENETWSFPQLRWLMFSGEALPMSFIQRWIDRHGLKTGLANLYGPTEASIDVTCHLITERPDERVTTQIPIGKAIDNVYLRVLDEGMQPVQPGNTGELWLGGVQLALGYLKDPEKTAQAFCPNPFTDIPGDYIYRTGDLVKELSDGTIEYHGRIDHQVKIRGFRIELGEIESVLTTHPDVREAAVLAVDYGEGQKRLVACISGNKIKNRFLKEYLEQKLPHYMIPQRFLWLDSLPKNHNGKLDRKTLVAQLTSDSSPSSDSSPSLLPLLPLGPAQSWLVKYFEPPYQWLGYTRFLYHQSLNVDIFNQAVNFLIHRHDAFRTVFVQNQGQWQQHILNQTPSFVSEYWDGSQVSPEERNLKIEQYMEVVAKQIQLDRWPMTAAIVVKVSPTCYDITMIAHHMITDMLSATILFKELWSAYHQLLLGVSPTFPQAKSESYEDFIQLLVNEDNKGTFEHHIKYWQSQFPDTTSRFEIPIDHVKGANIEASAEKECFRLSQQQTELLLNQGKSYYGSNVYLILLAPLYRLMANWSHRPGVVISHRSHGRDLGQGSTFMESMGNYAINFPLGITLDSSAIWQKIIQEISDRFQSLPMNGVTYDWIGDRLPEYLYPDSNLTSIRVNYLGNRSAPPSNLFEFIQTVRDCRLSLPDQKRTTLIEFFLLVADGHLEITIEYSRNFHLATTIQSLGKQYLLLLEDILTPVSMSQPPLR; this is encoded by the coding sequence ATGACCTTCACTCTAGAAATACCCTATTATCAAATTATTCAGCAAGCGCAATTAACACCGGATGCGATCGCTGTTTTTGATGAAACCAATCCCCTGACTTATCAACAGTTAGATCGTCTCTCGAATCAAGTGGCTACTTATTTACGCACCCAAGGAGTCGCCCCCAATACGAGAGTCGGGATTATGGCTGAACGGGGAGCTAGAATGATGATTGGCATTTTAGGCATTCTCAAAGCTGGCGGGAGTTATATCCCCCTTGACCCTGGTTATCCCACTGACCGACTGCGTTACATCCTAGAACACGCAACTATCCAGACTTTACTTACAGAACATCAAGTTAGTCCACAATTGGTGGCTTGTGTTCAGGAGGCGCTACCTTTACAAACGGTGATGTTTTTAGATGAGGGTGAACCGTTAGAGGAAATTCAATCATTAAATCAAATTACTGCGGAAACTTGGCAAGGCTTGAGTAAGGACACTTTAGAACTGTGTAACAGTCCTGACGATTTAATGGTGATTCTCTACACCTCTGGCTCAACGGGTCGTCCCAAAGGGGTAATGCTGAATCATCGAGGTTACATGAATCGTCTGACATGGATGCAGAATACTTTTTCATTACAACCAGGCGATCGCGTAGCCCAAAGAACCTCTTTTTGCTTTGATATCTCGGTTTGGGAAATTTTCTGGACATTGATGTCAGGGGCGACTATTTGTCCTGTGCAACGGGAAGTAGTTCTCAATCCTTGGGAATTTGCTCAGTGGATTCAACAAACTCAAATTAATGTGATGCACTTTGTTCCTTCCCTGTTTGGGGAGTTTATTAGTGCTTTAGAAAATGAAACTTGGAGTTTTCCCCAATTACGTTGGTTGATGTTTAGTGGGGAAGCATTACCTATGTCCTTTATCCAGAGGTGGATTGACCGTCATGGACTCAAAACCGGGCTAGCCAATCTTTACGGCCCTACAGAAGCTTCCATTGACGTTACTTGTCACTTAATTACAGAACGTCCTGATGAACGGGTGACGACGCAAATTCCCATTGGTAAAGCTATCGATAATGTGTATTTAAGAGTTCTGGACGAGGGGATGCAGCCTGTACAACCAGGAAACACGGGAGAACTCTGGCTTGGTGGAGTCCAATTGGCATTAGGCTATCTCAAAGATCCAGAGAAAACGGCTCAGGCTTTTTGTCCTAACCCCTTTACTGATATTCCTGGCGATTATATTTATCGGACAGGAGATTTGGTCAAAGAACTGTCAGACGGAACCATTGAATATCATGGACGCATAGATCATCAAGTTAAAATTCGCGGTTTCCGCATTGAATTGGGAGAAATCGAAAGTGTGTTAACTACTCATCCCGATGTCCGGGAAGCCGCAGTTCTAGCCGTTGATTATGGGGAAGGACAAAAGCGATTAGTTGCTTGTATATCGGGAAATAAAATCAAAAATCGTTTCCTCAAGGAATATCTAGAACAGAAACTTCCTCACTACATGATTCCCCAAAGGTTTCTGTGGCTGGATAGTCTACCCAAAAATCATAATGGGAAATTAGACCGCAAAACATTAGTGGCTCAATTAACCTCTGATTCCTCTCCTTCCTCTGATTCCTCTCCTTCTTTGCTACCTTTATTACCTCTAGGGCCAGCTCAAAGTTGGTTAGTCAAATATTTTGAGCCTCCTTATCAGTGGTTGGGTTATACCCGTTTTCTCTATCATCAATCCCTTAATGTAGATATCTTCAATCAAGCGGTTAATTTCCTTATTCATCGTCATGACGCTTTCCGCACGGTTTTTGTGCAGAACCAGGGACAATGGCAACAACATATTCTCAATCAAACGCCATCCTTTGTTTCTGAATATTGGGATGGTAGTCAGGTAAGTCCAGAAGAACGGAATCTGAAAATTGAGCAATACATGGAAGTGGTAGCTAAACAAATTCAGCTTGACCGTTGGCCAATGACGGCAGCGATCGTCGTCAAGGTGAGTCCTACTTGTTACGATATTACGATGATTGCTCACCATATGATTACTGATATGTTGAGCGCGACAATTTTATTTAAAGAACTGTGGAGTGCTTATCATCAACTTTTATTGGGTGTCTCTCCCACATTTCCCCAGGCTAAATCCGAATCCTATGAAGATTTTATTCAATTATTAGTGAATGAGGATAATAAAGGAACCTTTGAACATCATATTAAATATTGGCAATCTCAATTTCCTGATACTACAAGCAGATTTGAGATTCCTATCGACCATGTGAAAGGAGCCAATATTGAAGCCTCGGCGGAAAAAGAATGTTTTCGTCTTAGTCAACAACAGACAGAACTTTTATTAAATCAAGGAAAATCTTATTATGGCTCTAATGTTTACTTGATTCTCCTCGCGCCTTTATATCGTTTAATGGCTAATTGGAGTCATCGCCCAGGGGTGGTAATTAGTCATCGTAGTCATGGCAGAGATTTAGGACAAGGTAGTACTTTTATGGAAAGTATGGGGAATTATGCAATTAATTTCCCTCTAGGTATAACTTTGGACTCATCTGCGATTTGGCAAAAAATTATTCAAGAGATTAGCGATCGCTTTCAAAGTTTACCTATGAATGGTGTAACCTATGATTGGATAGGCGATCGCTTACCTGAATACCTCTACCCTGACAGCAATTTAACTTCTATACGGGTCAATTATTTAGGGAATCGTTCTGCTCCTCCGTCTAACCTCTTTGAGTTTATACAGACTGTCCGAGACTGTCGTTTGTCACTCCCCGATCAAAAACGTACCACACTCATTGAATTTTTTCTTTTGGTAGCTGATGGTCATTTAGAGATCACAATTGAATACTCTCGTAATTTTCATCTCGCTACAACAATTCAATCCTTAGGAAAACAATATCTCCTATTGCTTGAGGATATCTTGACTCCTGTCTCTATGTCTCAGCCTCCCCTGCGCTAA